One window of Kryptolebias marmoratus isolate JLee-2015 linkage group LG3, ASM164957v2, whole genome shotgun sequence genomic DNA carries:
- the si:dkey-92f12.2 gene encoding uncharacterized protein si:dkey-92f12.2 has translation MSRRSSRLVSGGYYNSDEESDSSSVTNISYRENPVKVFKKKSGTRKSGSRTFSNANSNASYVTPETPVTAGVSGTNSPSSSQTPAMRTVPYSPTVATPRPALTPSSPRGQTPTQCPSATPEQSPPAGPFSSSAPTLHCRANHKELSQSGVDSSGYSSSEGTYRKPLPVTSKTSSSSSGTPSPGYRSRIRSAFYSLTDSASVMADVVHSKMLHLRASANNSLSNRVKKAFVLVLLLLLILLCIWWLLPLFTSLISRTAVTKTPSQTKPESQPVTPTSLPPPPNELHTPVVDPAVVSAAVEAKMQHFLVELQLKQEQLLSQMKERQVLDTQVMRAKLEAVESDIRRHLEQEVSGLDKQIAEYQTDSRSAATSLSLKIQTLEAQNVKLSQELSSIQQMPPPTPCPAISTAPIKNHLTPELQQAMEKWLSDRIKEQDAIRLADKGICAECRRPMADKMADFALETQGASIVSTRCSETYRIRSACVTLFGFPLWYPSESPRTVIQGYSVLLPGKCWAFHGVQGTLVISLSHPIRITHVTLDHLPRYNSPTGRIDSAPRDFEVYGLKNDTEEGTLLGTFTYDENGESTQTFELPKPSDVVYRFVELQVLSNWGHVDYTCLYRFRVHGKIAST, from the exons aTGTCTCGTAGAAGTTCTCGCCTGGTGTCCGGTGGCTACTACAATTCAGATGAGGAATCTGACTCAAGCAGTGTGACAAACATTTCCTACAGAGAAAACCCTGTCAA gGTTTTCAAGAAGAAGTCTGGGACTCGGAAGTCCGGCTCCCGAACCTTCAGTAACGCCAACAGCAATGCTAGTTATGTTACCCCTGAGACACCTGTCACTGCAG GTGTGAGTGGGACGAATAGCCCCTCCAGCAGTCAGACTCCAGCCATGAGGACCGTACCTTACAGCCCTACCGTGGCCACCCCTCGGCCGGCCCTGACTCCATCATCCCCCCGTGGTCAGACGCCCACACAATGCCCCTCGGCGACCCCCGAGCAGAGCCCTCCAGCTGGCCCCTTCAGCTCCAGTGCGCCTACTCTACACTGCAGAGCCAACCACAAGGAGCTGAGCCAAAGTGGCGTGGACAGCTCGGGGTACTCATCATCCGAGGGCACCTACAGGAAGCCTTTACCCGTCAccagtaaaaccagcagcagcagcagtgggaCTCCCAGTCCTGGATACAGAAGCAGAATCAGGAGTGCCTTTTATAGTCTGACGG ATTCGGCCTCAGTAATGGCTGATGTTGTACATTCAAAAATGCTTCATCTGAGAGCTTCAG CTAATAACTCACTCAGTAATAGGGTGAAGAAGGCTTTTGTTCTggtcctcctccttctcctcatACTTCTGT GTATTTGGTGGCTCCTTCCTTTGTTCACCTCGCTCATCTCCCGCACGGCTGTCACAAAGACCCCGTCGCAGACAAAACCCGAGAGTCAACCAGTTACCCCCACcagccttcctcctccaccCAACGAGCTCCACACGCCTGTGGTG GATCCTGCTGTCGTATCTGCTGCTGTAGAAGCAAAGATGCAACATTTTCTG GTGGAGCTTCAGCTGAAACAGGAACAGCTTCTCTCTCAG ATGAAGGAGAGACAAGTCCTGGACACACAGGTTATGAGAGCCAAGCTTGAGGCGGTGGAGTCAGACATTCGTCGCCATCTGGAGCAGGAGGTTTCTGGGCTGGACAAGCAGATAGCAGAATACCAGACAGACAGCCGCTCTGCTGCTACCAGCCTCAGCCTCAAAATCCAAACTTTGGAGGCTCAGAATGTCAAG CTGTCCCAGGAGTTGTCATCCATCCAGCAGATGCCTCCTCCAACCCCGTGTCCTGCCATCAGCACGGCCCCCATCAAAAACCATCTCACCCCAGAGCTCCAACAGGCCATGGAGAAATGGCTCTCTGACCGAATCAAG GAGCAGGATGCCATCAGGCTGGCTGACAAAGGAATCTGCGCAGAGTGCAGACGTCCCATGGCggacaaaatggccgactttgCTCTGGAGACTCAAG gcgcCAGTATTGTCAGCACCAGGTGTTCAGAGACATATCGTATCCGTTCCGCATGCGTGActctgtttggttttcctctTTGGTATCCGTCTGAAAGCCCCCGCACTGTTATCCAG GGCTACTCGGTCCTGCTGCCAGGAAAATGCTGGGCGTTCCATGGTGTCCAGGGCACTCTTGTCATCTCCCTCTCACATCCCATCAGGATAACTCATGTGACTCTGGACCACCTGCCTCGCTACAACTCCCCCACCGGCCGCATCGACTCTGCGCCCAGAGACTTTGAAGTCTAT gGGCTGAAAAATGACACCGAAGAAGGAACGCTACTCGGGACGTTCACCTACGATGAAAACGGAGAATCAACTCAGACTTTTGAGCTGCCT AAGCCGAGTGACGTGGTTTATCGGTTTGTGGAGCTGCAAGTTCTCAGTAACTGGGGTCACGTCGACTATACCTGTCTTTACCGCTTCCGTGTTCATGGGAAGATCGCCTCAACATGA